One window from the genome of Bufo bufo chromosome 4, aBufBuf1.1, whole genome shotgun sequence encodes:
- the FAM110C gene encoding protein FAM110C, whose product MPTEVMSAVRMQPISQLQHHSPVLPIRLLTRGPEYLRRQIETGTPARSTMSAVERLAADKAKYVKSPKVVGAGGSSASDSSSTSSSGGSSKSQQEADGTPGSPTGAPVRRGSSKRLLRPDSLVIYRQKNRGEATAEDVRAGLVRRLFLGSAKEKPMVSIVPSGGEHRNDRTPIKGRPDSRSGLHRSQSDISSRYSRSFSDFDTFFKYCGLEAEVVEELGKDRFAAAPEDSLDVTGGHRLRSASVATSDSGFSRRSGGEGSTGGLQEDEPLSGHLVGSNGNTSVVERNARIIKWLYSCKKAKETRGASPDLP is encoded by the coding sequence ATGCCCACTGAGGTCATGAGTGCGGTGAGGATGCAGCCCATCTCCCAGCTGCAGCACCACAGCCCGGTGCTGCCCATACGGCTGCTCACCCGGGGGCCCGAGTACCTGCGCCGGCAGATAGAGACTGGCACCCCAGCCCGCAGCACCATGAGCGCTGTGGAGAGGCTGGCAGCGGACAAGGCCAAGTACGTGAAGAGCCCGAAAGTGGTGGGCGCGGGGGGCAGCTCAGCGTcagacagcagcagcaccagcagctccGGGGGCAGCAGCAAGAGCCAGCAGGAAGCGGATGGCACCCCCGGTAGTCCCACCGGAGCCCCGGTCAGGCGAGGCAGCAGCAAGAGGCTTCTAAGGCCGGACTCGCTGGTCATCTACAGGCAGAAGAACAGAGGAGAGGCGACCGCCGAGGATGTCAGGGCCGGACTGGTGAGGAGACTCTTCCTGGGCAGTGCCAAGGAGAAGCCCATGGTGTCTATAGTGCCCTCTGGCGGCGAGCATCGGAATGACAGGACCCCTATAAAAGGGAGGCCCGATTCCCGGTCCGGCCTGCACCGCTCCCAGTCCGACATCAGCTCCCGTTACTCCCGCTCCTTCTCTGACTTTGACACCTTCTTCAAGTACTGCGGCCTGGAGGCCGAGGTGGTGGAGGAGCTGGGCAAGGACAGGTTCGCGGCGGCCCCCGAGGACTCGCTGGACGTCACGGGTGGGCACCGGCTCCGCAGTGCCAGTGTGGCCACGTCTGACAGCGGCTTCAGCCGCAGGAGCGGCGGGGAGGGCAGCACTGGGGGACTGCAGGAGGACGAGCCCCTCAGCGGGCACCTGGTGGGCAGCAACGGCAACACGTCCGTAGTAGAGCGCAATGCCAGGATCATCAAGTGGCTGTACAGCTGCAAGAAGGCGAAGGAGACCCGGGGGGCGTCCCCTGACCTGCCCTGA